From the genome of Triticum aestivum cultivar Chinese Spring chromosome 3B, IWGSC CS RefSeq v2.1, whole genome shotgun sequence, one region includes:
- the LOC123066192 gene encoding uncharacterized protein encodes MAGARNNELRMTLLGLALLGLLLVSHTAAPVDAAAGVQENSFSMNGAGGRSLNSFSMNTAEGEGAKGGKAKPAAGDF; translated from the coding sequence ATGGCGGGCGCAAGGAACAACGAGCTGCGCATGACCCTGCTCGGCCTGGCCCTGCTGGGGCTCCTGCTGGTGAGCCACACCGCGGCTCCGGTGGATGCTGCCGCGGGCGTGCAGGAGAACAGCTTCTCCATGAACGGCGCCGGCGGCCGCAGTCTCAACAGCTTCAGCATGAACACCGCCGAGGGCGAGGGCGCCAAGGGGGGGAAAGCCAAACCCGCCGCCGGCGACTTCTGA